In Devosia sp. 1566, a single genomic region encodes these proteins:
- the cobS gene encoding cobaltochelatase subunit CobS encodes MSEFTNLPDTQYQARDLFGIDTDLTVPGYAQRTEHVPPVDPDYLFDRNTTLAILAGFAFNRRVMVQGYHGTGKSTHIEQVAARLNWPLVRVNLDSHVSRIDLVGKDAIVLKDGKQITEFRDGILPWAVQNNVALVFDEYDAGRPDVMFVIQRVLEVAGRLTLLDQNRVIVPHPAFRLFATTNTIGLGDTSGLYHGTQQINQGQMDRWSLVTTLNYLPHDKEVGIVLAKNKTYAENDRGKKLVSNMVRLADLTRQAFINGDLSTVMSPRTVITWAENTQIFGGDVGFAFRLTFLNKCDELERPVVAEFYQRVFGEDLPESSANLAVTA; translated from the coding sequence ATGAGTGAATTCACCAACCTGCCGGACACCCAATACCAGGCCCGGGATCTTTTCGGCATCGACACCGACCTGACCGTGCCCGGTTACGCTCAGCGCACCGAGCATGTGCCGCCGGTCGATCCCGATTACCTGTTTGACCGCAACACCACGCTCGCGATCCTGGCCGGCTTTGCCTTTAATCGCCGCGTCATGGTGCAGGGCTATCACGGCACGGGCAAATCCACCCATATCGAGCAGGTCGCGGCCCGCCTCAACTGGCCGCTGGTGCGCGTCAATCTCGATAGCCACGTTTCGCGTATCGATCTCGTCGGCAAGGACGCGATCGTGCTCAAGGACGGCAAGCAGATCACCGAATTCCGCGACGGCATCCTCCCCTGGGCGGTGCAGAACAATGTCGCTCTCGTGTTCGACGAATATGACGCCGGTCGCCCCGATGTGATGTTCGTGATCCAGCGCGTGCTGGAAGTCGCGGGCCGCCTCACCCTGCTCGATCAGAACCGCGTGATCGTGCCCCATCCGGCATTCCGCTTGTTTGCGACCACCAACACCATTGGTCTGGGCGACACTTCGGGTCTGTACCACGGCACCCAGCAGATCAATCAGGGCCAGATGGACCGCTGGAGCCTTGTGACGACGCTCAACTACCTGCCCCATGACAAGGAAGTCGGCATTGTTCTGGCCAAGAACAAAACCTATGCCGAAAATGATCGCGGCAAGAAGCTCGTGTCCAACATGGTGCGCTTGGCCGACCTCACCCGCCAGGCCTTCATCAATGGCGACCTCAGCACCGTGATGAGCCCGCGCACCGTCATCACCTGGGCCGAAAACACCCAGATCTTCGGCGGCGATGTCGGCTTTGCCTTCCGCCTCACCTTCCTCAACAAATGCGACGAACTCGAACGCCCCGTGGTCGCCGAGTTCTACCAGCGCGTCTTTGGCGAAGACCTGCCCGAAAGCTCCGCGAACCTGGCCGTAACGGCCTGA
- a CDS encoding BolA family protein, with translation MSFKDTITAKLTDRFSPEFLEVIDESNKHRGHAGWLEGGETHFRVRIATRQFDGKPRVAQHRAVMEALDAELKSRVHALAIEVLPSDGNHKG, from the coding sequence ATGTCCTTTAAAGACACCATAACAGCCAAGCTTACCGACCGCTTTTCACCCGAATTCCTCGAAGTGATCGACGAATCCAACAAGCATCGCGGTCATGCCGGTTGGCTGGAGGGGGGTGAAACCCATTTTCGTGTCAGAATCGCGACCCGGCAGTTTGACGGGAAGCCTCGCGTGGCGCAACACCGCGCCGTTATGGAAGCGCTGGATGCCGAGCTCAAGAGCCGGGTCCATGCGCTGGCCATCGAAGTGCTGCCCAGTGATGGAAATCACAAGGGCTAG
- the aroB gene encoding 3-dehydroquinate synthase gives MPAIAHTVHVALGERAYDILIGDRLLEDAGAILAERFPGRRFGIVTDATVAQTQLPRLQRSLDAAGLLHTPIIVPAGEGSKSWAQLQYVTEAILAARLERGDAVIALGGGVIGDLAGFAASIARRGMDLIQMPTSLLAQVDSSVGGKTGINSPHGKNLVGAFHQPRLVLADLSTLDTLAPRQFAAGYAEVVKYGLIDDEDFFFWLEANRAEIFGGGAARGEAIARCCRHKARVVIEDEREQGVRALLNLGHTFGHALEKDTGFGDRLLHGEGVAIGMVLAHAFSARLGLAPSQDTGRVQAHLQAAGLPTTLGDIAGGVGSTQTLMAAIAQDKKVSRGALTFILTRGIGQAFIERNVDPAAVAQFLDDMRG, from the coding sequence ATGCCCGCCATCGCCCATACCGTCCATGTCGCCCTGGGCGAGCGCGCCTATGACATCCTGATCGGCGATCGCCTGCTCGAGGATGCCGGCGCCATTCTGGCCGAGCGTTTTCCCGGTCGCCGCTTCGGTATCGTCACCGACGCCACGGTCGCCCAGACGCAGCTGCCGCGCCTGCAGCGCAGCCTTGATGCCGCGGGCCTCCTTCACACCCCCATCATCGTGCCGGCGGGCGAGGGCAGCAAATCCTGGGCCCAGCTCCAATATGTCACCGAAGCCATTCTTGCCGCCCGGCTCGAGCGGGGCGATGCGGTGATCGCCCTTGGCGGCGGGGTGATCGGGGATCTCGCGGGCTTTGCCGCCTCCATCGCCCGGCGCGGCATGGACTTGATCCAGATGCCCACTTCGCTCCTCGCCCAGGTCGATAGCTCGGTTGGGGGGAAGACCGGGATCAATTCGCCCCACGGCAAGAACCTGGTCGGCGCCTTTCATCAGCCTCGCCTGGTGCTCGCCGATCTCTCCACCCTCGATACCCTCGCGCCCCGGCAATTTGCCGCCGGCTATGCGGAAGTCGTCAAATACGGGCTGATTGACGACGAAGACTTTTTCTTCTGGCTCGAAGCCAACCGCGCCGAGATCTTTGGCGGCGGAGCGGCCCGGGGTGAAGCCATTGCCCGCTGCTGCCGCCACAAGGCCCGCGTCGTCATCGAGGACGAGCGCGAGCAGGGCGTGCGCGCGCTGCTCAATCTCGGGCACACGTTCGGCCATGCGCTGGAAAAGGACACCGGCTTTGGCGATCGGCTGCTGCATGGCGAAGGGGTCGCCATCGGCATGGTGTTGGCGCACGCCTTTTCTGCCCGTTTGGGCCTCGCGCCGTCGCAGGACACCGGCCGGGTACAGGCCCATTTGCAAGCAGCGGGCCTGCCCACCACATTAGGTGACATTGCCGGGGGTGTCGGCTCCACCCAAACCCTGATGGCCGCGATTGCGCAGGACAAAAAGGTCTCACGCGGCGCTTTGACCTTTATCCTGACCCGCGGCATCGGCCAGGCCTTCATTGAACGAAATGTTGATCCAGCTGCCGTGGCGCAGTTTTTGGACGATATGCGGGGCTGA
- the cobT gene encoding cobaltochelatase subunit CobT translates to MAQSPRSKANKPDQTLAFKTAMGATVRAIGGKSDLEVTFTADRPLLTADKARLANLPRLPTRRDIAIARGQGDAMAMRLASHDPEAHRKRSPMDPQARAAFDALEQARVEALGCVRMPGMVGNIGEMLEDRLFRANFAEVTARDDAPIAEALGLLLREKLAGVPVPPSGHALVDLWRSEIESKAGTSLATLLTRFEDQNEFGKAAKALLRDLNLVPESEVEDPSDADESGEDEGQPDQAQGSDESPEQGEGENEQTDSQQEEAAGESEETGDVEGLESDMADVDEDAAAQAGEDAPMPPPGKDAGTQLTNQFNYKVFTTKYDEIVKAAELCPPDELDQLRALLDKQLENLAGAVARLANKLQRRLMAKQNRSWQFDLEEGVLDTARLTRVVTDPMQALSFKVENDTDFRDTVVTLLIDNSGSMRGRPITIAAICGDILARTLERCGVKVEILGFTTRAWKGGKSREAWLEAGRPANPGRVNDIRHIIYKAADEPWRHARRNLGLMMREGLLKENIDGEALEWARKRLMARPEARRILMVISDGAPVDDSTQSVNAGNYLEAHLRQVIEDIETRSPIQLVAVGIGHDVTRYYRRAVTLLDAEELAGALTDELAALFDEELPTQTRRRGRG, encoded by the coding sequence ATGGCACAATCGCCCCGCAGCAAAGCCAACAAGCCCGATCAAACCCTGGCCTTCAAGACGGCCATGGGCGCCACTGTGCGCGCCATCGGGGGCAAGAGCGATCTTGAGGTCACCTTCACCGCCGACCGCCCGCTGCTGACGGCCGACAAGGCGCGCCTCGCCAATCTGCCCCGTCTGCCGACCCGGCGCGACATTGCCATTGCCCGCGGGCAGGGCGATGCCATGGCGATGCGGCTCGCGAGCCACGATCCCGAAGCGCACCGCAAGCGCTCCCCCATGGACCCGCAGGCCCGCGCCGCCTTTGATGCGCTCGAGCAGGCGCGCGTCGAGGCGCTGGGCTGCGTGCGCATGCCCGGCATGGTCGGCAATATCGGGGAAATGCTCGAGGACCGCCTGTTCCGCGCCAATTTCGCCGAAGTCACCGCCCGCGACGATGCCCCCATTGCCGAGGCCCTGGGCCTCTTGCTGCGCGAAAAGCTCGCCGGCGTGCCCGTGCCACCCTCGGGCCATGCGCTGGTCGATCTGTGGCGCAGCGAAATCGAAAGCAAGGCCGGCACTTCGCTCGCGACGCTCCTCACCCGCTTTGAGGACCAGAACGAGTTCGGCAAGGCCGCCAAGGCGCTGCTGCGCGACCTCAATCTCGTGCCCGAAAGCGAAGTGGAAGACCCCAGCGACGCGGACGAGAGCGGCGAGGACGAGGGCCAGCCCGACCAGGCCCAGGGTTCCGATGAATCGCCCGAACAGGGCGAAGGCGAAAACGAGCAGACCGACAGCCAGCAGGAAGAGGCTGCCGGAGAATCGGAAGAAACCGGCGATGTTGAGGGCCTTGAATCGGATATGGCCGATGTCGACGAGGACGCTGCCGCCCAGGCCGGCGAGGACGCCCCCATGCCGCCCCCCGGCAAGGACGCCGGCACCCAGCTGACCAATCAGTTCAACTACAAGGTCTTCACCACCAAATATGACGAGATCGTCAAGGCGGCCGAACTCTGCCCGCCCGACGAGCTCGACCAACTGCGTGCCCTTCTCGACAAGCAGCTCGAAAACCTCGCCGGTGCCGTCGCGCGCCTCGCCAACAAGCTGCAGCGCCGCCTCATGGCCAAGCAGAATCGCTCCTGGCAGTTCGACCTTGAGGAAGGCGTGCTCGATACCGCCCGCCTCACCCGCGTCGTCACCGATCCCATGCAGGCGCTGAGCTTCAAGGTCGAGAACGACACCGATTTCCGCGACACGGTGGTCACCCTCCTCATCGATAATTCCGGCTCCATGCGCGGCCGGCCGATCACCATCGCCGCTATCTGCGGCGACATTCTCGCGCGCACGCTCGAGCGCTGCGGCGTCAAGGTCGAGATCCTGGGGTTCACCACCCGCGCCTGGAAGGGCGGCAAGTCGCGCGAAGCCTGGCTGGAAGCCGGTCGTCCCGCCAATCCGGGCCGCGTTAATGACATCCGGCACATCATCTACAAGGCCGCCGACGAGCCCTGGCGCCATGCCCGGCGCAATCTCGGGCTGATGATGCGCGAGGGCCTGCTCAAGGAAAACATCGATGGCGAGGCGCTCGAATGGGCGCGCAAGCGCCTGATGGCCCGCCCGGAAGCGCGGCGCATCCTCATGGTCATTTCCGATGGCGCGCCGGTGGATGACAGCACCCAGTCGGTCAATGCCGGCAATTACCTCGAAGCCCATCTGCGCCAGGTGATCGAGGATATCGAAACGCGCTCGCCCATCCAACTCGTTGCCGTGGGCATCGGCCATGACGTGACCCGCTATTATCGCCGGGCCGTCACCTTGCTCGATGCCGAGGAACTCGCCGGTGCGCTGACCGATGAGCTCGCGGCGCTGTTTGACGAGGAACTGCCCACCCAAACCCGCCGCCGGGGCCGGGGTTGA
- a CDS encoding DnaJ domain-containing protein, with product MKSQSKLFDPIRIRPRREAKPEPVAQLCDWEGCEEPGTHKAPKGHGAEGQYHHFCLQHVRHYNTAFNFFAGMEKDALEEALHTPPKAESRSSFATGQPGVRGSRAASAAGIRPGDKYGDPFGVFARYRHRQAQTPAAERVKPTNELDKRALETLGIIGPPKSEEIKRAYKTLVKIHHPDANGGDKSSEERLRTIIAAYSHLKKSGFVAK from the coding sequence ATGAAATCGCAATCCAAGCTCTTCGACCCCATCCGCATCCGGCCGCGTCGCGAAGCCAAGCCCGAACCCGTGGCCCAGCTCTGCGATTGGGAAGGCTGCGAGGAACCCGGCACCCACAAGGCCCCCAAGGGCCATGGTGCTGAAGGGCAGTACCACCATTTCTGCCTGCAGCATGTCCGTCACTACAACACGGCCTTCAACTTTTTTGCCGGCATGGAAAAGGACGCGCTGGAAGAAGCGCTCCATACCCCGCCCAAGGCGGAAAGCCGCTCGAGCTTTGCCACCGGCCAGCCCGGTGTGCGCGGATCGCGCGCTGCCAGCGCGGCCGGCATCCGCCCCGGCGACAAATATGGCGACCCCTTTGGCGTCTTTGCCCGTTATCGCCACCGCCAGGCCCAAACCCCGGCGGCCGAGCGGGTCAAGCCGACCAATGAGCTGGACAAGCGCGCCCTTGAAACCCTCGGGATCATCGGTCCGCCCAAATCCGAAGAAATCAAGCGGGCCTACAAGACCCTGGTCAAGATCCACCACCCCGATGCCAATGGCGGCGACAAGTCCTCCGAAGAGCGGCTGCGCACCATTATCGCGGCCTATTCCCATCTCAAGAAATCGGGGTTCGTCGCCAAGTAG